A segment of the Micromonospora sediminicola genome:
CTGTGAACTCGACCACTCCAACGCGCTGGAGCTGGCCGTCGCCACGATCCTCTCCGCCCAGTGCACCGACAAGAAGGTCAACGAGGTCACGCCGAAGCTGTTCGCCCGCTACCGCACGGCCGCCGACTACGCCGGGGCGGACCGGGGCGAGCTGGAGGAGCTGATCCGGCCCACCGGGTTCTACCGCAACAAGACCAGCTCCCTGATCAACCTGGGCCGCGCGCTCTGCGAGCGCTACGACGGCGAGGTGCCGGGCAAGCTGGTCGACCTGGTGACGCTGCCCGGGATCGGGCGCAAGACCGCGAACGTGATCCTCGGCAACGCCTTCGACGTCCCCGGCATCACCGTCGACACCCACTTCCAGCGGCTGGTGCAGCGGTGGCAGCTGACCACCGAGACCGACCCGGTCAAGATCGAGCATGCGATCGGCGCGCTCTACCCGAAGCGCGACTGGACGATGCTGTCGCACCGGATCATCTTCCACGGCCGCCGGGTCTGCCACGCCCGCAAGCCCGCCTGCGGCGCGTGCACGCTGGCGAAGCTCTGCCCCGCGTACGGCACCGGGCCGACCGAGCCGGCGGCCGCGGCCAAGCTGTTGAAGGGCCCCCGCGCGCGGGACCTGGCGGTCGCCGTCGGCCTCGACCCCGACCTGGTGCCGCAGCAGGCGGCCGCGGCGGACGTGCCGTGACGCGCCGGCTCGCCTACCTGCTCGTCCCGCTGCTGCTCGCGGCGGCGGGCTGCACCGCCACGGCCGAGGAGCCGGCCGGCCCGGCGCCGGCCACCCGGGCCGAGCGTCCGTCGCCGTTCGCCGACTGCGCCCCGCTGACCGTCGCGCCCGCGTCGGCCGCCCCGGCACCGACCGGCGCCGCCGGCGTCGCGCTGCCCGACCTGACCCTCAACTGCTTCACCGGCGGCGCGCCGGTGCGGGTGCGGGACGTCAAGGGCCCGGCGGTGATCAACGTGTGGGCGTCCTGGTGTGCCCCGTGCCGCAAGGAGCTGCCCGCCTTCCAACGGCTCAGCGAGCGGGCCGACGGGCGGTTCCAGGTCATCGGCGTGAACAGCCGGGACAGCCGCGGTGGCGCGCAGTCCATCGGCGAGGACTTCGGCGTCGGCTTCCCCATGCTCGTCGACCAGGGCGACGCGTTCCAGCGCGCGCTCGAACGCAACGCCTTCCCGCTGACCGTCCTGGTCGACGCCGACGGCCGGATCCGGCACGTCGACGCGACCGGCGCGTTGGACGACGACCGGCTCGCGAAGCTGGTCCGCACCCATCTCGGGGTGACGGTGTGACCCGCAGGCCGCCCGCGTGGATCGACCCGCTGCTGGGCCGGCTGGGCACCGCCCGGGCGGAGGACTTCACCCGGATCGTCACCCCGGACAGCGGGGGTCGGGAGAGCGCCGTGCTGGTGCTGCTCGGCGAGGAACCCGACGCCGGGCCGGACGTGCTGGTCCTCCAGCGCGCCGCGACGCTGCGCAACCACGCCGGGCAGCCCGCCTTCCCCGGCGGCGCCGCCGACCCGGAGGACGCCGACGCCCGCGCCACCGCGCTGCGCGAGGCGAACGAGGAGGTCGGCCTCGACCCGGGGAGCGTCACCGTGCTGGCCGAGCTGCCCCGGCTCTGGATCCCGGTCAGCGACTTCGTGGTCACCCCGGTGCTCGCCTGGTGGCACGAGCCGCACCCGGTGCACCCGCGCGAGCCGGCCGAGGTCGCGCACGTCGCCCGGCTCCCGGTCGCCGAGCTGGTCGACCCCGACAACCGCATGCGGGTACGCCATCCCAGCGGCTGGATCGGCCCCGCCTTCTCGGTGCGCGGCATGCTGGTCTGGGGCTTCACCGCCGGTGTGATCGACACGTTGTTGCAGATGGGCGGTTGGGCCCGGCCGTGGCCGCGCAGCCGGGTGGTGGAGTTGCCGCCGGTGGGCGCCACCCCCGCCCCGTCGGCCGGCACCGACGCGGCGGACGAGACGCGGGTGCGCTGATCACCCGGGCGCACCCTCAGGTCACGTTCAGCGAGCGCTGAGCCTCCCGTGGGCCCGGTGCCCGTACCCTTGGGGCGTGTCCGCCGTGGATCTCGTCCTGCTCCTGCTCATGCTCGTGTTCGCGATCAGCGGATACCGCCAGGGCTTCGTCATCGGGGCCCTGTCGTTCTCCGGGTTCTTCCTGGGCGCGCTGCTCGGCCTCCAGATCGGCCCGCTGATCGCCCAGCAGTTCGCGGCGAGCGGCACCCGGGTGCTGATCTCCCTGGTGGCGATCTTCGGGCTCGCCGTGCTGGGGCAGGCGCTGGCCGGCTGGCTCGGCTCCAACCTGCGCGCGGCCATCACCGGGCCGGCCGGGAAGAAGATCGACGACGTCGGCGGCGCGTTCATCTCCGTCATCGCGGTCATGCTGGTGGCCTGGCTCGTCGCGGTGCCGCTGGGCTCCTCCTCGGTGCCCTGGCTGGCCGCCTCGGTCAAGAACAGCGCGCTGCTCACCGTCGTCGACCGGGTGCTGCCCGACCAGGCGCAGGAACTGTCCACGGCGCTGCGCGACACGGTCGACACCAACGGCTTCCCCGACGTGTTCAACGGGCTGGACCGCACCACCGCCCGGCAGGTGTCCCCACCCGACCCGGCGCTGGCCAACTCGCAGGTGGTGCAGAACAGCAAGCGGGCCGTGGTCAAGGTGCTCGGCTCCGCGCCGAGCTGCTCGCGCCGGATCGAGGGCTCCGGCTTCGTCTACGCCGACGACCGGGTGATGACCAACGCGCACGTGGTGGCCGGCACCCGCTCGGTGGCGGTGGAGCTGCGCGGCGAGCGGTACGACGGCGAGGTGGTCGTCTACGACCCGAACCGCGACCTGGCCGTCCTCTACGTGCCCGGCCTGCCCGGGCCGTCGCTGCGCTTCGCCGCCGGCGAGGCGGGCAGCGGGGCGGACGCGATCGTGCTCGGCTTCCCGCTCGACGGCCCGTACGACGCCCGCCCGGCCCGGGTCCGCGACGTCGACCGGATCACCGGGCCGGACATCTACTCCGCCGGTGACGTGACCCGGGAGATCTACACCATCCGGGCGCTGGTGCGCAGTGGCAACTCCGGCGGACCGCTGGTCTCGTCGAACGGGTTGGTGCTCGGGGTGATCTTCGCGGCGGCCGCGGACGATCCGAACACCGGTTTCGCGGTGACCGCGGCCGAGGCGCGGTCGGTGGCGTTGGCGGGCGCGGAGCGTACCCGGGGAGTGGGCACCGGCGACTGCACCTGAGCGGGGCCGACGGCGGCCGGGCGGCGCGGGGTTCAGCCGCCGGCCGGCGCGCCGGCCGGGGCCACGTCGTCGCCCGACCGATTGAGCGGCAGTTTCGCGCGCCCCCAGGTCAGCGTGCGGTCGAGCACCGCGCGCGCCATGATCGCCACGCAGGTCCCGCCGTTGAGGAACGAGGCCACCACGTCGCTGGGGTGGTGCATGCCCCGGTACATCCGGGTCAGCGCCACCCCGACCGGCACCAGCACCAGCAGCGCCCACCAGGTGACCTTGGCCGGGGTGCTGCGCGCCCGCAGCGCCAGCAGCACCGCGAGGCCGACGTAGAGCGCGGTCGCGGCGGACGTGTGCCCGGACGGGAAGCTGGACGTCGGCGGGGACGCGTCCATGTGCTCGACGGCCGGGCGGTTCCGGTCGATGACCATGGTGGTGAAGAGGAAGATCAACGCCTGGGCGCTCACCGCCGCGCAGAGGAAGAGCGGCTCCCGCCAACGGTGCAGCACCAACCGCAGCACCAGCGCGGCCAGCACCGTCACCACGACGATCATCTGGGTGCTGGCCAACGTGCTGAAGACCAGCGACACGTCGTTCCAGCCCCCCGTCCGGTCGGCCGCCAGCTCGCGGTTGACCGCGTCCTCCACGGTGAACGGCCAGGTGTGCGCGAGGACCCGGGTGACCAGAAGTCCGAGCCCCACCATGAGAGCGAACAGCAGCGCCAGCGGCAGCAGGACCCGCCGGGTGACCCGGACCACGACATCGGACATGGGCCGCCATCTACCCAGATCCGCGCCGGACTACGCCCGTGGGTCGTCCGGCCCCGGTTCGGCCAGCTCCGGCTCGATCCCCTCGCGCAGCGGACGCGTGGTCCGCCGGCCGGTCGAGGTGCGCCACGTCGCGAAGCCGGCCGCCGTGGCGGCCACCACGGCCACCCCGAGCACCCAGCCGCCCACCACGTCGCTGGTCCAGTGCACGCCCAACGCGATCCGGCTCAGCCCGGTGACCACCATGACCAGCGCGGCGCCCGTCCACAGCGCGACCCGACCGGCCCGGCTGTCCCGGGCGAACGGCAGGAACACCAGCAGCAACACCCCGGCCGCCAGCGCCGCGTTCAACGCGTGACCGGACGGGAAGGAGTAGCCCGCCGCGCGCGCCACCGGGTCCAGCAGCTCCGGCCGGTCCCGCCCGACCAGCAGCTTCAGCAACGCGCCGAGCAGCCCACCGACCAGCATGGTGGCGACCACCCACACGGCCAGCCGGGGCGCGCCGCGACGCAGCAGCCAGACCACCACCACCGCGGCGGCCACCCGCAACGGCCCCGGCCCCAGCGCGTGGGTCCACACGGTCATCACGTGGACCCAGGCCGGATGGTCCACCGCGTAGCCGTGGAACGTGTCGGTGACCGACGCGTCCAGTCGGAGCAGCGGCGGCCAGGCGCCCAGCACCAGCAGCGCGAGCAGGGCGAACGGCACGAGCACCAGGAAGGCCGCGGTGGCGGCCAGGGTGAGCCGGAGACCCAGCGAGTGGTCGGGGTCGAGGCGACGGGCCCGCCAGGACCGCTCCCGCGTGGACGTCGGACCGGTGGTGTTCATGCGCCGTTCACTACCCAGGGCACGGCCCGATCAGACCGGCCGCTCAGCGACGGGTCTGCCGGAACCGGCGCACCATCAGCGCGGTGCCGGTGACCAGGGCGACGAACAACGCCAGCCCGGTCCACAACCGCTCCGGCGCGGAGTCGTCGGCCTGCCCGGCCGGGCGGGCCGACCACCCGGACTTCTGCGTTGGGCCGAGCGGATCACCGCCCTGCCCCGCGCCCGCCGCCCGGCTGTCCCGGCCCTCGCCGGGTGCCGGCCCGAAGCCCACCACCCCCGGGGAGGCGTTGTCGTCGAGCGGGTTGCGCCCCACCGGCGACACGTCGGCGGTGAGCGCGGCCACCGGATCCACCATGCCGAAGCCGAACCGGTCGTCCCGTCCGGTCGGGCCGAGATCCCGGGCGGTGCTGATCAGCCGGTTCACCACGTCCCCGGCCGGCATCCGCGGATAGCGGGCCCGGACCAGGGCAGCCGTCGCGGCGACCAGCGGCGCGGCGAAGCTCGTCCCCTGCACCCGCCAGTAGCCGCCCTGCTGCCGCGCGCCGTAGAGGGCGGTGGCCGGGGCGCTGAGGATGGTCTCGCGGCCGGTGACCGAGCCGGACCAGAGGTTCTCGCTGTTGCGGTCCAGCCCGGTCACCGCCAGCACGCCCGGCTCCCGGGCCGGGTACCAGACCTTGGTGCTGGTCGACGTGGCCAGGTTGCCGGTGCAGGCGACCACCACCACGTCGCGCGCGAACGCGTAGTCGAGCGCCGCGGCCAGGGCCGGGCTGTCACCGCCGCCGCCGAGCGACAGGTTGATCACGCGGGCGCCGTTGTCCACCGCCCACCGCACGGCCTTCGCGATGATCAGCGCGTCGTCGTACCGGTTCTCGGCGTCCAGCACGCGGACCGGGAGGATCCGGGCATCCGGCGCCAGCCCCACCACGCCCCGGTCGTCGTCGGCCCGCCCGGCGATCAGCCCGGCCACCGTGGTGCCGTGCCCGACCGGGTCCGGCCCGCCCGCGCCGTCCGGGTCGACCAGGTCGAGGCCGGGCAGCACCTGCCCGGCCAGGTCCGGATGCGAACCATCCACACCGGAGTCGATCACCGCGACCACCACGCCGCGACCGGTCGAGGTGCGCCAGGCGGTCTTCGCCCGCAACTCCGCCAACTGCCACTGCTCGTCGCGGACCTGGTCGGTGCGGACCACCGCGTCGGGGGCCCGGGCCGGCAGCGGACGGGCGACGGGGGCAGCCGCTGTCGCGTGCGCCGGTGGCGCGAGCGGGCCGCCCGCGACGGCCAGCGCCGACACCGCGGCGAGCAGCACCCGTGCGGTGAGACGCCGGGATGGCACGCCGGGAGCTCCCTGCCGTTCCCTGGTCACATTCCCCAGCCATTCCGTCGCGTCCGACACATGCTGCTCGGAGATTACCGGTTGTCCCGACCGTCACGGGGCAACTCCGCACGCCCGGTCACCCGGGCGGAAGATGGGCCAACTGCACCAGACGTACGCCCTCACGGCGGGTGACCAGACGGGCCCGTCCCGGGGGCAGCGGGCCGGCCTTCACCTGACCGACGAGCGGCCCCTCCTCCGGGCCGCCCGACATCACCAGCCCGGCCGTGGACAGCTCCCGCAGCCGCTGGATGACCGGCTCGTACGACGTCCGGCCGGCGCCGCCCGAGCGCCGCGCCAGCACCAGGTGCAGCCCGACGTCCCGGGCGTGCGGGAGGTGCTCCTCCAACGCGCGCAACGGGTTGCTCGGCCCGCCGGCCACCAGGTCGTAGTCGTCCACCAGCACGAACAGCTCCGGCCCCGTCCACCAGGACCGGGCGCGCAGCTCGGCTGGCGTCACCCCGGGACCGGGCTGCCGCCCCTGCAGGTAGCCGGCCGCCGACTCGATCAGCTCGGTGGTGTGCGGCGCGGCCGTGCCGTACCCGATCAGGTGCGGCGTGTCGATCGTGCCCATCAGGCTGCGCCGGTAGTCCACCAGGATCACCCGGGCCTGCTCCGGGGTGAACCGGCGGACGATCGAGGTGGCCAGCGCGCGCAGGAACGAGGACTTGCCGCACTCGGCGTCGCCGAACACCACGAAGTTGGGTTCGGTGGCGAAGTCGAGCACCACCGGGGACAGGTCCGCCTCGGCCACCCCCACCGGGAACGCCAGCCCGGTGGTCGAGGTCTGGTCCAGCTCGGCGTACGGCAGCACCGGCGGGAGCAGCCGCACCCGGGGCGCCACCGGACCGGCCCAGGCGCCGGCGACCGCCTTGACCAGGTCGCCGGTCTCGGCGCCCAGGGTGGTGGCCCGCGGTTCGGCGGTGAGGAAGTGCAGCCCGCCGGCGGTGATCCCGCGCCCCGGCCGCTCCTCCGGCACAGTCGCCGCCAGCGCCCGCTTGACCACCGCCGAGTCGGCCGGATCACCGAGGCGCAGCTCCAGCCGGGAGCCGAACAGGTCGCGGATCGCCGGCCGGAAGTCCGACCAGCGCAGCGCGGTCGCCACCACGTGCACCCCGTACGCGAGGCCGCGCGTGGCCAGCTCGGTGACCAGCGGCTCCAGGTCCTCGTACTCGCCGCGCAGCGTGTTCCAGCCGTCGACCACCAGGAACACGTCCCCGAACGGGTCGGCGCCGCCCGGCCCGCCCGCGGCCCGTCGCCGACGCCAGGCCGCCATCGACTCCACCCCCGACTCGGTGAAGCGCCGCTCCCGCTCGACGAGCACGTTGACGACCTCGCCGACGGTCCGGCGGACCGCGGTGCCGTCGGTGCGCCCGCTCACCCCGCCGACGTGCGGCAGGTCGCGCAGCGCGCCGAGCGTCCCGCCGCCGAGGTCGAGGCAGTAGACCTGCACCTCGGCCGGCGTGTGGGTGAGGGCGAGCGCGCAGACCAGCGTGCGCAGCAGGCTGGACCGGCCGCTGCGGGTGGTGCCGACCACCCCGACGTGCCCGGCCGCGCCGTCGAGGGCCAGCCAGAAGAGGTCCCGCCGCTGCTCGAACGGCTTGTCCACCACGGCCACCGGCACCTGCAACGCGCCGTGCAGCTCCGGGTTGGCCACGGTCAGCCCGCGCACCGGGTCGCTCCCGATCGCGCCGAGCAGCTCGTCGAGCGTCGGCGAGGCGTCCAGCGGGGGGAGCCACACCTGGTGTGCCGGCGGGCCCTGCCCGGCCAGCCGGTCCACCAGCAGGTCGAGCAGGGTCCCGCCGGTCTCCTCCTCGGCCGGGAGGGCCGCCGGCGCGGCCGGCTCGGGCACCGGGACCAGGTGGCTGGAGAAGGCGAGCACGCGAGGGCTCCCGGCGCCGGCCGTACCCGCCGGGCCGGGGCGGCGGCGGACCGTCCCGGAGACGTACGCGGCCTTGAACCGGACCAGCGGGTCGGTGCCGGAGCGCAGGTAGCCGTGGCCCGGGGTGCGGGGCAGCTCGTGCGCGTCCGGCACGCCGAGCACGGTCCGGGACTCCAGCGCGGAGAACGTGCGCAGGCCGATCCGGTAGGACAGGTGGGTGTCCAGCCCGCGCAGCCGGCCCTCCTCCAGCCGCTGGCTGGCCAGCAGCAGGTGCACCCCGAGCGACCGACCCAGCCGCCCGATCTGCACGAACAGGTCGATGAAGTCGGGCTTGGCGGAGAGCAGCTCGGAGAACTCGTCGCAGATCAGCAGCAGCGACGGCAGCGGGGCCAGCGGGGTGCCGGCCGCCCGGGCCCGCTCGTAGTCGCGCACGCTGGCGAAGTTGCCCGCCCGGCGCAGCAGCTCCTGCCGGCGCATCAGCTCCCCGTTGATCGCGTCCACCATCCGGTCGACCAGGGGCAGCGCGTCCGCCAGGTTGGTGATCACGGCGGCGGTGTGCGGCAACCGCTCGAACGGCGCGAACGTGGCTCCGCCCTTGAAGTCGACGAGCACGAAGTTGAGCTGCTCGGAGCTGTGCGTGGCGGCCAGGCCGAGCACGAGCGTGCGGAGCAGCTCCGACTTGCCCGAGCCGGTGGCGCCGATCAGCAGGCCGTGCGGCCCCATCCCGTCCTGCGCCGACTCCTTCAGGTCGAGGTCGATCGCCCCGCCGTCGGCGCCCACCCCGATCGGCACCCGCAGCCGGTCCCGCGCGGCCCGGGGCGCCCACCCCTGCTCGGCGGTGAAGCCCTCCGGGTCGCCGAGGCCGAGCAGCTCGGGCAGGCCCGGCTCGGCGCCGGGCGGCGCGTCCGGCCCGCGTACCGTGCCGGCCAGCCGCAGCGGCGCGAGTCGCCGGGCCACCGCCTCGGCGTCGGCCGCCGGCAGCGCGTCGGCGGCGCCGACCTCGGCGTGCCCCTCCACGGAGTGCGAGTGCAGCCGGCCGTCGACCAGGTCGAGCAGCAGCGCGTAGCGGTCGAGCAGCCGTGGGGGCGGGGTGTCCAGGTCGAGCACGGTGACCGCGTCGATGCCGCCGTCGCCGGCCAGGTCGGCGGCGCCGGTCAGGTCGCCGCCGTCGAGCACCACGACCACGTGCGGCCCGTCCGTGGCCGGGCCGTGCGGGCTGAACCGGGACCGGCTGCCGAGCACGTCGGCGAGGAGCCGTTCCAGGTCGGCGGCGGAGCTGGTGACCAGGCGCACCGCGCCCAGGGCGTCGGTGCGCGTCGGATGGTGGGCGTGCGGCAGCCACTTCACCCACTCCCACCGGTCCCGGCGCTCCGGCCCGGCGCAGACCGCGACCAGCAGCTCGTCCGGGGCGTGGAAGACCGCGAGCTGGGTGAGCACCGCCCGGACCAGGGCCTGCGCGGCGGGCGAGCCGGCCCCGCGCACCGGGCCCGCCGGACCGCGCACGAAGACCCGGGCGAAGCTGCGCAGCGACAGCGCCACCGGCAGGTCCGGCACCACCGAGTACGCGTCCAGGAAGCGCCGCAGCGCCCCGGCCGTCATCGGCTCCAGCTCCTCCAGCGGCCGGGTGACCGGCGGAACCAGTGGCGTGGCCAGCGTCTGCGGCCCGACACCGACCCGGACCACGGCGAAGTCGGGGTCGGCCGGCCGGCGCTCCCAGACCCGGTGGCTGTCCACCGTGGACCAGAGCCGGCCCGGCTCGGGGTGGCGGTAGGAGAGCCCGGCCCGCTGGGCGCCGGCGGTCTCCCGGACCCGGCGGCGCAGCGTGGCCAGGTGGCGCAGGTATTCCCGGCGGGCGGCCATCAGCTCGGACTTCTTCGGGCCGGCGCTGCCCCAGGTGGTCACCAGCATGGCCAGCGAGGAGAGCCCGAACATGCCGCCCACCGCGTACGAGTAGGCCCCGCCGCCCCGGCCGAACATCATCGCCATGGCCACCGTCCCGCCGAGCATCGGCAGCACCATCAACGCCTGCTGCCAGCGCCCCCCGGTCGCCACCGGGATCTCCGGCGGCGCCTCGACGGGCAGCTCGCCGACCGGGATCTCCGGGGCCGGGCGGCGCGGCGGCCGCTTGATGACGACAGTGGACAACGATCCTCCCATGGCTCTCGGTAACCCGAGCCTGGCTCATAGTAGGTAAAGTCCTGTCGTCCGTCAGCCCACCGATCCGGTCCGGGATGGAGATACGTCGATGACAAGCGGCCTTGCCCGGGTCACCATCAGCGCGCCCCGGCGCCGCGTCGACGTGGCCCTGCCGGAGCAGGTCCCCCTGGCCGAGTTGCTGCCCGAGGTGCTGCGGCACGCCGGCGAGGGGCTGGCCGACGACGGGGAACGGCACGGCGGCTGGCTGCTGCGCCGCACCGACGGCGCGGTGCTCGCCACCGCCCAGGCGCTGCTGCCGCAGGGCGTCCGGGACGGCGAGGTGCTGCACCTCGTGCCGGCCCGCGCCGAGTGGCCCGAACTGGAGTACGACGACGTGGTCGAGGCGATCGTCGACGGGGCCCGACGCCGGGGCGCCGCCTGGTCCGCCCCGGCCACCCGGGCCGCCGCGCTGGCCGGGGCCGGCGTGCCGCTGGCCGTCGGGCTGGTCGCCGTGCTGACCGCCGGCGCCGGCGCCGGGGGCCGGGACTGGCCGGTCGCCGCCGCGGTCGCCCTGATCCTGGTGCTCGCCGCCACCGCCGCGTCCCGGGCGTACGGGGACGGCCCGGTCGGCGCCACCCTCGGCGGGTACGCGCTGCCCTGGGCGGCGACGGCCGGCGCGCTGGCGGTCGGCTCGGGCGACCCGGTCGGTCCGATCCCCGGGCTTCGCTGGATCGGCGCCCCCGAACTGCTCGTCGGCTCGGTGGCGCTGCTGCTGGTGGCGGTGCTCGGCCTGCTCGGGGTGGCCAGCCGGTCCCGGGTCTTCGTGGCCGGCGTGACAGTGGGCGCGGCCGGGGCGGTGGCCGCGCTCGGTGGGCTGCTGCTGACGCCGGCCGGCACCGCGGCCGTGCTGCTCGCCGTCCTGGTCTTCGCGCTCGGCGGGCTGCCGCTGCTGGCCATCCGGGTCGGCAAGCTGCCGCTGCCGCCGCTCACCCTGCCCGCTCCCGCCGGCACCCGTGACCTGCCCGACCGGGGACGGGTGCACGCCGCCGTGGCCCGCGCCGAGGAGGTGCTGACCGGGATGCTGCTCGGGCACGCCGCGCTGGCCGTCGGCGCGATCGGGGTGCTCGTCGCGGTCGGCGGGACCGCCGCATGGCTGCTGGTCGCCGTCGGCAGCGGGGTGCTGCTGCTGCGCTCCCGGCTCTTCGTGGCGGTGCGGCACCGGCTGCCGGCCGTCGTCGCCGGGCTCGCCGGGTACGGCCTGCTCGGCGCGGTGCTGGCGGAACGGGCCGGT
Coding sequences within it:
- the nth gene encoding endonuclease III, which codes for MTTRSPETDLGRTRRARRIGRVLTETHPDAHCELDHSNALELAVATILSAQCTDKKVNEVTPKLFARYRTAADYAGADRGELEELIRPTGFYRNKTSSLINLGRALCERYDGEVPGKLVDLVTLPGIGRKTANVILGNAFDVPGITVDTHFQRLVQRWQLTTETDPVKIEHAIGALYPKRDWTMLSHRIIFHGRRVCHARKPACGACTLAKLCPAYGTGPTEPAAAAKLLKGPRARDLAVAVGLDPDLVPQQAAAADVP
- a CDS encoding TlpA family protein disulfide reductase: MTRRLAYLLVPLLLAAAGCTATAEEPAGPAPATRAERPSPFADCAPLTVAPASAAPAPTGAAGVALPDLTLNCFTGGAPVRVRDVKGPAVINVWASWCAPCRKELPAFQRLSERADGRFQVIGVNSRDSRGGAQSIGEDFGVGFPMLVDQGDAFQRALERNAFPLTVLVDADGRIRHVDATGALDDDRLAKLVRTHLGVTV
- a CDS encoding NUDIX hydrolase, with amino-acid sequence MTRRPPAWIDPLLGRLGTARAEDFTRIVTPDSGGRESAVLVLLGEEPDAGPDVLVLQRAATLRNHAGQPAFPGGAADPEDADARATALREANEEVGLDPGSVTVLAELPRLWIPVSDFVVTPVLAWWHEPHPVHPREPAEVAHVARLPVAELVDPDNRMRVRHPSGWIGPAFSVRGMLVWGFTAGVIDTLLQMGGWARPWPRSRVVELPPVGATPAPSAGTDAADETRVR
- a CDS encoding MarP family serine protease, with the translated sequence MSAVDLVLLLLMLVFAISGYRQGFVIGALSFSGFFLGALLGLQIGPLIAQQFAASGTRVLISLVAIFGLAVLGQALAGWLGSNLRAAITGPAGKKIDDVGGAFISVIAVMLVAWLVAVPLGSSSVPWLAASVKNSALLTVVDRVLPDQAQELSTALRDTVDTNGFPDVFNGLDRTTARQVSPPDPALANSQVVQNSKRAVVKVLGSAPSCSRRIEGSGFVYADDRVMTNAHVVAGTRSVAVELRGERYDGEVVVYDPNRDLAVLYVPGLPGPSLRFAAGEAGSGADAIVLGFPLDGPYDARPARVRDVDRITGPDIYSAGDVTREIYTIRALVRSGNSGGPLVSSNGLVLGVIFAAAADDPNTGFAVTAAEARSVALAGAERTRGVGTGDCT
- a CDS encoding phosphatase PAP2 family protein translates to MSDVVVRVTRRVLLPLALLFALMVGLGLLVTRVLAHTWPFTVEDAVNRELAADRTGGWNDVSLVFSTLASTQMIVVVTVLAALVLRLVLHRWREPLFLCAAVSAQALIFLFTTMVIDRNRPAVEHMDASPPTSSFPSGHTSAATALYVGLAVLLALRARSTPAKVTWWALLVLVPVGVALTRMYRGMHHPSDVVASFLNGGTCVAIMARAVLDRTLTWGRAKLPLNRSGDDVAPAGAPAGG
- a CDS encoding phosphatase PAP2 family protein: MNTTGPTSTRERSWRARRLDPDHSLGLRLTLAATAAFLVLVPFALLALLVLGAWPPLLRLDASVTDTFHGYAVDHPAWVHVMTVWTHALGPGPLRVAAAVVVVWLLRRGAPRLAVWVVATMLVGGLLGALLKLLVGRDRPELLDPVARAAGYSFPSGHALNAALAAGVLLLVFLPFARDSRAGRVALWTGAALVMVVTGLSRIALGVHWTSDVVGGWVLGVAVVAATAAGFATWRTSTGRRTTRPLREGIEPELAEPGPDDPRA
- the mycP gene encoding type VII secretion-associated serine protease mycosin, which gives rise to MTRERQGAPGVPSRRLTARVLLAAVSALAVAGGPLAPPAHATAAAPVARPLPARAPDAVVRTDQVRDEQWQLAELRAKTAWRTSTGRGVVVAVIDSGVDGSHPDLAGQVLPGLDLVDPDGAGGPDPVGHGTTVAGLIAGRADDDRGVVGLAPDARILPVRVLDAENRYDDALIIAKAVRWAVDNGARVINLSLGGGGDSPALAAALDYAFARDVVVVACTGNLATSTSTKVWYPAREPGVLAVTGLDRNSENLWSGSVTGRETILSAPATALYGARQQGGYWRVQGTSFAAPLVAATAALVRARYPRMPAGDVVNRLISTARDLGPTGRDDRFGFGMVDPVAALTADVSPVGRNPLDDNASPGVVGFGPAPGEGRDSRAAGAGQGGDPLGPTQKSGWSARPAGQADDSAPERLWTGLALFVALVTGTALMVRRFRQTRR
- the eccCa gene encoding type VII secretion protein EccCa gives rise to the protein MSTVVIKRPPRRPAPEIPVGELPVEAPPEIPVATGGRWQQALMVLPMLGGTVAMAMMFGRGGGAYSYAVGGMFGLSSLAMLVTTWGSAGPKKSELMAARREYLRHLATLRRRVRETAGAQRAGLSYRHPEPGRLWSTVDSHRVWERRPADPDFAVVRVGVGPQTLATPLVPPVTRPLEELEPMTAGALRRFLDAYSVVPDLPVALSLRSFARVFVRGPAGPVRGAGSPAAQALVRAVLTQLAVFHAPDELLVAVCAGPERRDRWEWVKWLPHAHHPTRTDALGAVRLVTSSAADLERLLADVLGSRSRFSPHGPATDGPHVVVVLDGGDLTGAADLAGDGGIDAVTVLDLDTPPPRLLDRYALLLDLVDGRLHSHSVEGHAEVGAADALPAADAEAVARRLAPLRLAGTVRGPDAPPGAEPGLPELLGLGDPEGFTAEQGWAPRAARDRLRVPIGVGADGGAIDLDLKESAQDGMGPHGLLIGATGSGKSELLRTLVLGLAATHSSEQLNFVLVDFKGGATFAPFERLPHTAAVITNLADALPLVDRMVDAINGELMRRQELLRRAGNFASVRDYERARAAGTPLAPLPSLLLICDEFSELLSAKPDFIDLFVQIGRLGRSLGVHLLLASQRLEEGRLRGLDTHLSYRIGLRTFSALESRTVLGVPDAHELPRTPGHGYLRSGTDPLVRFKAAYVSGTVRRRPGPAGTAGAGSPRVLAFSSHLVPVPEPAAPAALPAEEETGGTLLDLLVDRLAGQGPPAHQVWLPPLDASPTLDELLGAIGSDPVRGLTVANPELHGALQVPVAVVDKPFEQRRDLFWLALDGAAGHVGVVGTTRSGRSSLLRTLVCALALTHTPAEVQVYCLDLGGGTLGALRDLPHVGGVSGRTDGTAVRRTVGEVVNVLVERERRFTESGVESMAAWRRRRAAGGPGGADPFGDVFLVVDGWNTLRGEYEDLEPLVTELATRGLAYGVHVVATALRWSDFRPAIRDLFGSRLELRLGDPADSAVVKRALAATVPEERPGRGITAGGLHFLTAEPRATTLGAETGDLVKAVAGAWAGPVAPRVRLLPPVLPYAELDQTSTTGLAFPVGVAEADLSPVVLDFATEPNFVVFGDAECGKSSFLRALATSIVRRFTPEQARVILVDYRRSLMGTIDTPHLIGYGTAAPHTTELIESAAGYLQGRQPGPGVTPAELRARSWWTGPELFVLVDDYDLVAGGPSNPLRALEEHLPHARDVGLHLVLARRSGGAGRTSYEPVIQRLRELSTAGLVMSGGPEEGPLVGQVKAGPLPPGRARLVTRREGVRLVQLAHLPPG
- the eccD gene encoding type VII secretion integral membrane protein EccD, with the translated sequence MTSGLARVTISAPRRRVDVALPEQVPLAELLPEVLRHAGEGLADDGERHGGWLLRRTDGAVLATAQALLPQGVRDGEVLHLVPARAEWPELEYDDVVEAIVDGARRRGAAWSAPATRAAALAGAGVPLAVGLVAVLTAGAGAGGRDWPVAAAVALILVLAATAASRAYGDGPVGATLGGYALPWAATAGALAVGSGDPVGPIPGLRWIGAPELLVGSVALLLVAVLGLLGVASRSRVFVAGVTVGAAGAVAALGGLLLTPAGTAAVLLAVLVFALGGLPLLAIRVGKLPLPPLTLPAPAGTRDLPDRGRVHAAVARAEEVLTGMLLGHAALAVGAIGVLVAVGGTAAWLLVAVGSGVLLLRSRLFVAVRHRLPAVVAGLAGYGLLGAVLAERAGPGGRLALTVGGLALALVAVTAGATYARRPVSPYLGRLADLTDTALVAAVVPVACAVLDLYDRARGLLA